In Streptomyces paludis, the genomic stretch ACTCCGGCCGGCTCGACGTGCCCGGCGCCATCACCGGCACCGGCGGTCTGATCTCACTCGTGTACGGCATCACCCGCGGCGGCGAGCACGGCTGGACCAACGGCCTGACCCTCGTCTCCTTCACCGCCGCCCTCGCGCTGCTGACCGCCTTCCTCGTCCTCCAGGCCCGCACCGCGCACCCGATGATGCCGCTGCGCCTGTTCAGGGACCGCAACCGGTGGGGCAGCTACGCGACGATGCTGTTCATCGGCTCGGGCATGTTCGCCACGTTCTACTTCCTGACGCTCTACATGCAGCTGATCCTCGGCTACAGCCCGGTCAGGACCGGCTTCGCGTATCTGCCCTTCAGCTTCGGGATGGCCGCCGCGGCCGGCATCAGCTCCAAGCTCGTGGCGCGGTACGCCCCCCGGCTGATCGCCGGGCCGGGCCTGGTGGTGGCCGCCGCGGGCATGCTCTGGTTCGCCACGCTGGAGCCGGGCTCGTCGTACGCGGGGCATCTGATGCCCGCCATGTTCGTCACCGCGCTCGGTCTGGGCATGGGCTTCGTGCCGATGACGCTCGGCGCCGTGAGCGGGGTCGCGCACGAGGACACCGGGATCGCCTCGGCGCTGCTGAACACCGCGCAGCAGATCGGCGGCGCGCTCGGGCTCGCCGTCCTGTCGACGCTCTCCACCACGGCGGCGAACGACAAGCTGCCCGAGGCGGCCTCCGCCCTCTACCGGGGCCTGGCTTCCCAGGACTTCGCCCTCGTGGCGCGGGCGGGCGAGGCGGTGACCCACGGCTACACCGTGGCGTTCGCCGCCGCGGCCTGCATGTTCCTTGCCGGTCTGGCCGTCACCGCCTTCGCCGTCAACGCCGGGCGGCAGGAGTCCGGCGAGGACGCGGCGCCGGTGCACATGGGCTGACGGGGCCCGCGCGGCGGCGGGCCGGTCCGTCAGCCCGCCGCAGCCGGAAGGCGGTACGTCACCAGGTCGCCGTCGGAAGGCCCGTCACCCGACTGTCAGCTCGTCGTCGCCGCGGGGGACACACCCTCCGCGGCGGCGGCCCGCCGCTCGTACCCCACCAGCCGGACGCAGACCGTGAGCCCCTCGATCGCCCGCTCCAGCTCCGCGAGCCCCGGGTAGCTGGGCGCGATACGGATCACCGCGTCGCGCGGGTCGTCGCCGTACGGGTGCGTGGCGCCGGCCGGGGTCAGAACGATGCCCGCCTCGGCGGCCCGGCGTACGACCTCCTTGGCGCCGCCGTCCGTCAGCTGGAGGGTGACGAAGTACCCGCCCTTCGGCGCGGTCCAGGTCGCGAGCCCGGTGCCGCCGAGACCGGCCTCCAGGAGCCGCGCCACCGCGTCGAACTTGGGCCGCAGCACAGCGCGTTGGCGCGCCATGTGGGTCCGTACCCCGTCGGCGTCCCGCAGGAACAGCGCGTGCCGCAGCTGGTTGACCTTGTCGGGGCCGATCGACCGCTTGGCGTTGTTGGCGAGCAGCCACCGTACGTTCGCGGGCGACGAGCCGAAGAAGGCGACGCCCGAGCCCGCCGCGGTGATCTTCGAGGTCGAGCCGAACACGAACGCCCGGTCCGGGTTCCCGGCCGTGGCGCAGGCGGCGAGCAGATCGGCGATGCCGACCGGCTCGTCCGTGAGGTCGTGGGCGGCGTACGCGTTGTCCCAGAAGATCCGGAAGTCCGGCGCGGCCGTGCTCATCGCGGCCAGCCGCGCCACCGTCGCGTCGCTGTAGCTGACACCGTCCGGGTTGCTGTACTTCGGCACGCACCAGATGCCCTTGACCGCCGGGTCCGCCGCGACGAGCCGCTCCACGGCGTCCATGTCCGGGCCCTCGTCGGTCATCGGCACGGGGATCATGTCGATCCCGAACCGCTCGCAGAGCGCGAAGTGCCGGTCGTATCCGGGCACCGGACAGAGGAACGCGATCCGCTCCTGGTCCACCCAGCGGGACTCGGCGCCCGGGAGCACGCTCAGCAGGGCGTGCACCAGGCTGTCGTGCATCAGCTCAAGGCTGGAGTTCCCGGCCGCGAGGAGCTGTCCGGCCGGTACCTGGAGCACCTCGGCGAAGATCTCCCGCAGCTCGGGCAGCCCTTGCAGGCCACCGTAGTTGCGTACGTCCGTGCCGTCGGCGGCGGTGTGGCGCGCGCCCGGCAGGCTGAGCAGCTCCCCGGAGAGATCGAGCTGCGCCGGGGCCGGCTTGCCGCGGGTCAGGTCCAGCGCGAGTCCGCGCGCGGCGAGGTCCCGGTACTCCTGACGGGCCCGGTCGAGGAGCCGCGGCAGGGCGGTGGCGGTGTTGTCGTCCGCCGGGTCCGGGTGGTCCGCCGTCTCGCTCGGGGCGTCGGGGCTCAGCTCGGTGGTCATGGTCGTTCCTCTCGCGGATGCCGCGCCGATGGTGGCACCCGCCGAGAATACAAACCGGCGGGGCGCTCCGGCGCGGATATCCCGAGCGGCCGGTCAGATCTCGATGTCGTTCTCGATGCGCTTCAGCTGGTGGCGGGCCATGGCCAGGTTCGCGCGCTTCCGGTCCAGGACCAGATAGAGGAAGAGCCCCTTGGTGGTCGGCCCGGACAGCGGGCGCAGTACGTGGTACTGCGTGCGGAGGGTGATGAGGATGTCCTCGATGGTGTCCTCTATGCCGAGCGTCTCCAGCGCGCGGACCTTGGCGCGTACGACATCGGTGTTTCCGGCGGCGGCGACACCGAGGTCCAGGTCCCTTCCGCCGCCGAGCACGCCCAGGGCCATCCCGCTGGTGTAGTCGACGAGAGCGGTGCCGACCGCGCCCTCGATCATCATCGCGTCCTTCAGTGCCACGTCCGTGCTTGCCATGGACTCCCACCCTCTTGTCTCGCTTGTTGTCTGCCTCGTTGTCTGCCCGATCACCTTAGAGGATGACAACATACTGATCTGCCGAATTGAAGACTTCTTCAAGCCGTCCGGGTCCTTTAGGGTGCACCAAGGGATGCGCGTAAGCGATTCGGGTGGGGTGGGCGAGAGGTGAACGCGATGCCGGTGCCGCTGTACCAGGCGAAGGCGGAGTTCTTCCGGATGCTCGGCCACCCGGTCCGGATCCGGGTGCTGGAGCTGCTTCAGGACGGTCCCATGCCCGTACGGGAGCTGCTCGCGGCCATCGAGATCGAGCCGTCGAGCCTCTCGCAGCAGCTGGCGGTGCTGCGCAGGTCGGGCATCGTGACCGCGACCCGGGAGGGCGCGACGGTGGTGTACGAGCTGGCCGGCGGGGATGTGGCGGAGCTGATGCGGGCGGCGCGGCGGATCCTGACCGTCATGCTGGCGGGCCGGCAGGATCTGCTGGCCGAGCTGCATGACACGGGGGTCGGCGCGGCGCCGTAGGCGGACCGCCGCCGGGCGGCCGCGTACGTACGCGTACGGCCTTCAGCGCGTACGGCGTACGGGGGACGGCGTATCCGCTGAAGCCCGTACGTCCGGCTGCTACGCGGGACCGCGACGGCGGGGCGTGGTGTCCGGGGCGGTTGCCTCCGGGGTGGTGGCCTCCGGGGCCTCCGCGGCCCCGGTGGTCCCTGTGGCATCCGTGGCCCGCAGGTCCGCCAGCAGTTCGGCCTGGCCGGCCAGCACCCCGGACAGGATCGTGCGCGCGACCCTCAGCAGCTCCGCGACCCGGGGGCTGGCCAGCGAGTAGTGGACGACGGAGCCCTCGCGGCGGGTGACCACCAGATTCGCCCGGCGCAGCACGGCCAGCTGCTGCGACAGATGGGCGGGCTCGACGCCCACCTCGGGCAGCATCTCGGCGACCGAGCGCTCGCGCTCGCTCAGCAGCTCCAGCACCCGGATCCGTACCGGATGTCCGAGCGTCTTGAAGAACTCCGCCTTCAGCTGGTAGAGCGGCGCGCTCACCGGACCGCCTCCGCACCGCGCCGGCGCTCGGACACCGGGGGGCGGCGTCGCTTCCACCCAAGACTCACTGCCATGGGGTCATCCTTGCCGTATCCCGCTCATTCGGTGGCTCTACGAAGCCACAACATTGCCATACGTGCCGGTCCGGGGCGGGCGGTACGGGATCATGGTGCCAGGTTCCGGCCGCCCCGCCCTGTCGCCCGCGCCGCCGCCCGTACCCCTGTCCGCGCTCCTGTCCGTGCTCCCGTCCGCTCTTCCGTCCGACCGGGGAACGGCCTTTTCCCGGCCGCCGGTTGGGGATTTCGGGCCTGGCCGACGGTCGGTTTATGATCTTGGCCATGACTTCGCAAACCCCCGAGAAGAGCCCGTCCCGCAAGCAGAAGCTCCAGGAGAAGCAGCGGCGCCAGCTGGCCGTCGTCGACACGATCGACAAGGCCGAGGCCAAGCTGCGGAAGGCCAAGGTGGAGCTGGCCGAGGCCGTGGCGGAGGCGGTCGACGTCTTCGGGGGCGAGCAGAACGCCTCCGACGAACTCGGACTGCCGCTGGAGACGATCCGCGGACACCTCGACCTCATCGAGGGCGACGGCGCCGC encodes the following:
- a CDS encoding MFS transporter gives rise to the protein MSAHSTTAASAAPPGTSGAAGAPSGGRHLGLALFVIAAAQLMVVLDATITNIALPSMQTDLGVSDANLAWIVNSYALAFGGLLLLGGRAGDLYGRRRVFRAGIAVFTLASLLGGLAPNEELLIGARILQGVGAALAAPSALALITTTFPVGKARNTAMGVYAAMGGVGATVGLLMGGVLTDVLDWRWVFFVNIPIGLAVLAGTRYLVEAERDSGRLDVPGAITGTGGLISLVYGITRGGEHGWTNGLTLVSFTAALALLTAFLVLQARTAHPMMPLRLFRDRNRWGSYATMLFIGSGMFATFYFLTLYMQLILGYSPVRTGFAYLPFSFGMAAAAGISSKLVARYAPRLIAGPGLVVAAAGMLWFATLEPGSSYAGHLMPAMFVTALGLGMGFVPMTLGAVSGVAHEDTGIASALLNTAQQIGGALGLAVLSTLSTTAANDKLPEAASALYRGLASQDFALVARAGEAVTHGYTVAFAAAACMFLAGLAVTAFAVNAGRQESGEDAAPVHMG
- a CDS encoding aminotransferase class I/II-fold pyridoxal phosphate-dependent enzyme, with translation MTTELSPDAPSETADHPDPADDNTATALPRLLDRARQEYRDLAARGLALDLTRGKPAPAQLDLSGELLSLPGARHTAADGTDVRNYGGLQGLPELREIFAEVLQVPAGQLLAAGNSSLELMHDSLVHALLSVLPGAESRWVDQERIAFLCPVPGYDRHFALCERFGIDMIPVPMTDEGPDMDAVERLVAADPAVKGIWCVPKYSNPDGVSYSDATVARLAAMSTAAPDFRIFWDNAYAAHDLTDEPVGIADLLAACATAGNPDRAFVFGSTSKITAAGSGVAFFGSSPANVRWLLANNAKRSIGPDKVNQLRHALFLRDADGVRTHMARQRAVLRPKFDAVARLLEAGLGGTGLATWTAPKGGYFVTLQLTDGGAKEVVRRAAEAGIVLTPAGATHPYGDDPRDAVIRIAPSYPGLAELERAIEGLTVCVRLVGYERRAAAAEGVSPAATTS
- a CDS encoding ArsR/SmtB family transcription factor, which translates into the protein MPVPLYQAKAEFFRMLGHPVRIRVLELLQDGPMPVRELLAAIEIEPSSLSQQLAVLRRSGIVTATREGATVVYELAGGDVAELMRAARRILTVMLAGRQDLLAELHDTGVGAAP
- a CDS encoding ArsR/SmtB family transcription factor; its protein translation is MSAPLYQLKAEFFKTLGHPVRIRVLELLSERERSVAEMLPEVGVEPAHLSQQLAVLRRANLVVTRREGSVVHYSLASPRVAELLRVARTILSGVLAGQAELLADLRATDATGTTGAAEAPEATTPEATAPDTTPRRRGPA